AAGCCGACCGTCGGATGGAGGTAGGGCTGTTGACATGTCCTCGGTCAACCAGATCCTGATATGCCGGCGATGACCGGTGACAAGCCTGGCGACCGTCGGCACCGGGGTCCCTTGTCCAAGTAAGGCTGTCGATGGAGCACCATGTATTTCGGCTTTATAAGATTCCAACACCCGAACAGTAAGTATCTCGGTCAAGGGCTTTGGGCGTGTAGAGGCGTCCGATACATGGGCATTTAACTCCCATTTAATTGATCACATTTGAAGAGCTCAGTCTAAacacaaaagagaaaagcTGATAGATTCTCAGGGCCCCTTATAGCCCGTTCGTGACCTCGATAAAGCAAATGCCGCATTTACTCCCAGTGCCATTATTGATACATATGTTGTAGGAACAATCCACCAAGCCATTACCGTGCTGGCGCAGGCATCACGCTCGCTCTGAACACGTACTCAGCCGATAAATGGCCCAACCACTTCTCGAATACCCCGCTTCCCCTCTACAGAAGGAGCTGCAGAGGGTTCTCAACAACCGTCTTGAGCTCCTTCATCCACTCGGCACCCACAGCACCATCGACAACCTTGTGGTCGAAGCTACCAGTGATGACGATCTGGTCATCCCACTCAACACCAGTGGTACCATCCTCATTCTCGACTGGCACGGCAACCTTCTTGGTGGTGCCAATGGCGACAATGGCAGCCTGCGGTGGGTTGATGACTGCGGTGAAGCGCTCGACGGCCGTGTTCATGCCCATGTTGGAGATGGAAATGGTGCCGCCCTGGTACTCATCAGACTTGAGCTTGTTGTCACGGGCCCGCTTGGCCAGCTCTTTGACCGAAGCGGAAATGCTCTCCAGACCCTTGGTCTCAACAGCCTTGACAATGGGAGTGATCAGGCCGGATGGGGTGGAAACAGCAACGGAGACATCAACAGTGTTGAACTGGCGAATCACACCGTCGCGCCACGAAGAGTTGACCTGCGGCACCTTCTTGGATGCAACAGCGATGGCCTTGATCAGGAAGTCGTTGACACTGAGCTTGTACTTGCCCTCGGACGAGCTGTTCAGGGCCTGACGCAGCTTGAGGAGCTTGGAGACGGAGAGAGACGAGGAAACGAAGTAGTGAGGGTTCTCGGAAACGGACTCCTTGAGACGGTTGGCAATGGTCTTGCGCATGTTGCTGATGGGGATGTCCTCATAGAGCGCACCGGCGGGTCCTGCAGCGGCAGCCGCGGCAGGGCCACTCGAGCCCAGCTTCTTAACATCCTCGGCCGTGATCTTGCCATTCTTGCCAGAACCCTTCACGCCATCGAGCTTGATTCCCTTTTCGTTGGCGAGACGCTTCGCCGCTGGCTCTGCATTGGGCTCGCGGTCGAGAGCATTCTGCAGCCTGCCGGCCGACTTGGTGTTCTCAGGTTCGGGGGCCGGGGTTGGTGTCGGGGTAGAGGCGGCTTTCGAGGACTCCTCGACGTTCTTCTCCTCCTTCGGCGGGGATGAGGCTGGAGCCTCTCCACCAGCATCCGCGAGAGTGAAGTTCTCGAAGGCCTTGACGTCAGTGCCCTCCTCGACAAGAACGGCGATCGGCTGCAACAAGGGGGTCGGTTAGCAAAGTCGCGAACAAAACAGATTCTAGTGACAATCAATCCATGCAAGCCCAATGAACCCGAGGGCTTTTCGTGAACATACGTTTCCGACTGCAATGTCCTTCTCGCCTGTCTCCTTCAGGACCTTGGCAAGAACACCCTCCTCTTGAAACTCAAAGTCCATCTGGGCCTTATCGGTCTCAATCTCAACAAGGACGTCGCCCGGAGCGATGCCGTCACCGGGCTTCTTGTGCCAGGCCCCAATGTTACCGGCCGTCATTGTAGGCGATAGTGCCGGCATCTTCACGACGGTGTGTGGCGGGTACGACGCGTACCATCTTGTCAGCGCCGGGGTGACATATCGCAAGCTGCTGGTCTTCTGGAGGGCACGCCTCCTGAGGATCGGGGCGAACATTGTGTATATGTGAATAAAAAGAGGACTTGCGGGGCCAAGCTAGATCTTGAGAGTCTtgagacaagcttcgggttGAAAGATGTCGTCGAAAGCCCAGATGTCAGACTGGAGAAACGGAGTGAACAAATAGAGAATGATTTGCTTGGCCTCGCTCAATCGCACTTCCAGCTCTCAAATTTTTTGGCCTGGACCATTGAGTACGTTGAGCGTTGGGAAGCTTCCGAAAGCTAAGCCTATTTAGGCGATACATATCCACTCATTGACCCACTAAAGAATCCACTCAGGAAGAGGTATCTCTGATACCTTCAGACTAGCGATTCGTACCTGACAGCCACACTAACTAAGACTCGGACGCAAGCAACTTTTGCTTCCTTGCATCACAGCAAAGCACACACAACAGGACACGGTTTGATCCGAACCAGTCATCTCTAGAACGATATAATTGGATGGCATGAGACTGCGCAGATGCCAAAATCATGGCATGCCCATATTTGCGGATGATATTATGCTCTTGTGAATCTAGACTAGCATAATGACTTAGCTTGAATTCTGGTCTGATGGcaactctttctttttcggtGTCAATGTACGGTATAGCAAGCAAGTAGCAATGGAAGCTAATGTAATTAATTGATGGGAATTTTCAAAATTTTCCAAGCTAATGTGCAGGTACCTATGGTTGGTGGTATCTTGCTAAAGATAAGCCAAGGAACCGTGCTTAGCGTAGCTCATAAACAGTAACAGCAATTCAATTCAGGGACTGCCTGTCTGTCCGACCGGACTCCGGTGTGGTGTGGTGCGCAGGTTGTGGCTAAAATCCACAGATGCTTGGGTCAGCCGCAAGCGACAGAACTGACAACACATTGAGTGGAGGACACAGCCACATCCCTCCTAGCCTTTGGGTGCAGCACGTCGTACGAAGTACTACCTACCTCGTCAATTGAGTGGGGCCCCAGCGTCAGGAGCCGATCGACAGTCGCGAATCGTTGCGCTGTCATCAACTCCAGATGGGAACAACAAGATCTTTAATTCCTCGTAATTGACGACTTTACTTCTCGACGACAATTAACGCGCTGTAGTGGTCCGGTAAGGAGCCGAACCTGCAGCAGATTTACCCGCCGGCCCACTGGCACCCGGAAGAATGCCCCGGCCGAACTGACTGCATCATAACTCCCCGCGGAAAGCGTCCCTGATACGCAACAAAACGGTGCCGTTCCCTCCGAGCTACCGATTCCGCGAGGTATAGCTCCCGTGCCCGTGTTTCCGGGCCTGTGTCTGCTCGCCTCGACCTCGGTGCTTCGATTCCTTCATTATAAAGTCCTTTGAACACAACCTTCGCTATGGCTTCCCTCCAGTTTGTGGTGTCGTCTTTAGAGACGATAGCCAAGGACTCTCATCGCAACAAACAACTCTCAGAATCGGTGCAAACCGCTCTGGCAGCCATCAAAGAGAGTGATCCCCAGCTGCCAGACCCTGAAGTCATATTTGCACCATTACAGCTGGCCACCAAGTCTGGGAGCGTTCCCCTGATCACCAACGCACTCGACTCCATTGGAAAGCTTACATCTTCATCCTACTTCTCGCAGCTATCCTCTCAAGAGGGTTCGGCCGAACGCGCACCCCTCATCGAGCGAGCAATTGATACTATATGCGACTGTTTTCAAGGCGAAACCACGCACGCAGATGTGCAGTTACAAATAGTTAAATCTCTGCTGGCCGCTGTGCTCAACGACAAGATCATCGTGCATGGTGCAGGTCTGCTCAAAGCAGTCCGCCAGGTCTACAATGTCTTTCTTCTTTCGAGGAGCCCGGTAAATCAGCAAGTGGCACAGGGCACATTGACGCAGATGGCTGGAACCGTGTTCGAGAGGGTCAAGACAAGGTTGCACATGAAAGAGTCACGGCTCAACCTTTCCAGACTGGCCCAAAGCTCTAGCAAGCTGACCCTCGAGGTTCAAGAATCGATCAATGGGTCCTCTGCTCCTTCCGCTGACTACGACGACCGAGACTCCGACGCGGGCGGTGAGACTCCGGTGGAGAGGCGCGACGAAGACGCCAAGCTCACAATCAAGGACCTCGAAAAGATGAAGAACTTCGATGACTCGGGATTGGGAGATGGGCCGACCATGGTCAGCCAGGTAAAGCCTGCAAAGAGAGTGGCAAGATCCATATCGGAAAACACACAAGGGGATGCCTCGCTAGACGACAGTCCAGAAGCACTGGATGCGGAAGACGAGGTGTACATCCGTGATGCATACCTCGTCTTCCGGTCTTTCTGCAATCTGTCCACCAAAGTCCTCTCCCAAGATCAGCTCTACGACCTCAGGGGCCAAGCGATGAGGTCAAAATTAATTTCTCTTCACCTGATTCATACATTGTTACACAGCAACATTGCGGTTTTCGTGTCGCCATTATGTACCATCACCAACACCAAGAACAACGAGCCGACAAGTTTTCTAGAAGCCATCAAGTATTACCTCTGTCTTAGTATTACCAGGAACGGCGCGAGTTCTGTAGATAAGGTCTTCGACGTGACCTGCGAGGTTTTCTGGTTGATACTAAAGTTCATGAGGGCATCTTTCAAGGTAAGCGTTGCTGTTCGTTCCACTGTCACCGGCGCTGGTTAgaaagctttttttttctaacaAAAGCCTCACAGAAAGAGATAGAGGTCGTGTTGAACGAAATCTACCTGGCATTACTGGCGAGGAAGACTGCACCGCTCTCGCAGAAGCTGTACTTTGTCGGTATTCTCAACCGGCTGTGCGCGGATCCACGAGCGCTGGTCGAGGTCTACCTTAACTACGATTGTGACCGTAATGTCGACAACATCTTCCAGACACTCATTGAGGACCTCTCAAGGTTTGCCACTGCGCCAGTGGCAATAACCCCTGCACAGGAGCAGCTTTTCGAGGAAAGGCACTCAAAAGGGAACCAAGCAACAGACTGGCAGACGAAGGGGGCAATGCCGCCTCCGTTGTCGGCCACCCAGATTGCGCCCCAGAACGAAATAGAATCCGACATACCAAAAGAATATGCAATCAAGCGCATGTCCCTTGACTCCCTAGTTGAAGCACTTCGGTCACTCGTCAACTGGTCGCAGTCGGGCCGGCCAGATGGTAATGCGGGCACAGTAAACGAGTCCGAGAGGAGGTCGTCCCTCGAAGACGCAAGGGATTCCATCGATCCCTCGTACAGCGAAGGTCTCTCCAGGGGCGACACGCCAGCCTTACCATCAACACCCGTTATTGACGATGATCCTGAACATCTCGAGAAGGAAAAGGCGCGCAAGACGGCGATGACGAATGCTATCAAAGTCTTCAACTTCAAACCCAAAAAGGGCATTGCACTTTTACTCAAAGAGGGTTTCATCGCAAGTGATCGTCCAGAAGACATTGCCAAGTTCCTCATCCAGGAAGAGCGCTTGGACAAGGCGCAGATTGGAGAATATCTTGGTGAAGGAGAACCCAAAAACATTGAGATTATGCATGCCTTCGTGGACACGATGGACTTTACCAAACGACGTTTCGTGGACGCTTTGCGGCAGTTCCTGCAATCGTTCCGTTTGCCTGGTGAGGCGCAGAAGATTGATCGGTTCATGTTGAAGTTTGCCAATCGATATGTGATGGGCAACCCAAACGCGTTTGCCAACGCTGACACGGCATATGTGTTGGCTTACTCAGTCATTCTGCTCAACACTGACCTTCACAGTAGCAAAATAGCCAGGCGCATGTCCAAGGAAGACTTCATCAAGAACAACCGTGGCATTAACGACAACGCAGATCTCCCAGAGGAATATCTCATTAGTATCTACGACGAGATTGCCTCCAATGAGATCGTTCTCACTAGCGAGAGGcaggccgctgctgctgctggtaccGTTCCACCTCAAGCGACCGGGATTGCTGCGGGCATCGGCCAGGCCTTTTCGAGTAGAGACTATCAAAGGGAGGCATACGTACAGCAGTCGGAGGAAATCTCGCTTCGTTCAGAGCAACTTTTCAAGAATCTCTTCAAGAGCCAGCGCCGGAACGCTGAGATGGCGGGCATCAAGTTCATCCCAGCAACCTCGTTCAAGCATGTAGGGCCCATGTTTGACGTTACGTGGATGTCTTTCTTTTCAGCATTGTCTAGCCAACTCCAAAAGGCACTTAATCTGGAAGTGATCAAGCTGTGCCTTGAAGGGATGAAGCTAGCCATCAAGATTGCTTGCTTTTTTGATCTGCCGACCCCTCGAGAGGCGTTTATCTCGGCAGTCAAGAACACCGCAAATCTCAACAACCCACAGGAGGTGTTTGCCAAAAATCTAGAGGCGCTACGAGTACTTCTCGAGCTTGGCTATACAGAAGGAAACTATCTCAGGCAATCTTGGAAGGATATCTTGATGTGCGTCAGTCAACTGGAGAGGTTGCAGCTGATGGCGGGAGGAGTAGACGCAAACTCGGTGCCCGATGTGTCAAAGGCAAGGTTCCAGCCACCAGCACGAGATAATCCTAGTGACGCCAGGAAATCAGCAGCCACAAAGCGTCAGAGGCAGCGCTCAAATACTGCTACTCACGGCCTCAACACAGATATTGCGTATGAGATTTTGTCGGACGAGATGATCAAGAGTATGGACAGGATCTTCACCAATACGGCAAATCTTAACGGCGATGCGATCGGGCATTTTGCCCGAGCTCTGACAGAAGTTAGCTGGGACGAGATCAAGGTCTCAGGCTCCAACGACCAGCCGCGAATGTACAGCCTCCAAAAAATTGTCGAGATCAGCTACTACAACATGACGCGAGTGCGCTTTGAATGGACCACGATCTGGGATGTTCTTGGGGATCACTTCAATAACGTCGGCTGCCACATCAATGAAGCCATTGTCTTTTTTGCATTGGATTCGTTGAGACAGCTCTCCATGCGCTTCATGGAGATTGAGGAATTACCAGGCTTCAAGTTCCAGAAGGACTTCCTGAAGCCGTTTGAACACGTCATGTCCAATTCGAGTAACATTCGGGTCAAGGACATGGTTCTGCGCTGCCTAATCCAGATGATCCAGGCAAGGGGTGAGAACATTAGATCCGGCTGGCGGACTATGTTTGGCGTATTTACGGTTGCAGCAAGGGATCCATCCGAAAGCATTGTCAGCATGGCATACGAGAACGTCTCGCATGTCTACAAGACGCGGTTTGGAGTTGTTATCTCTCAGGGAGCCTTCACGGACCTGATTGTCTGTCTGACCGAGTTTTCCAAGAACATGAAGTTCCAGAAGAAAAGCTTGCAGGCAATGGAGACACTCAAGTCAATCATTCCACGCATGCTCAAGGCCCCTGAGTGTCCGCTGTCACGCAAGTATACATCCAACAACCAGCTCAAGGAAGCTAGCACCATTGAATCCCCCATAAAATCACCCGGTCAGAGTCGGACGTCGATCGAGGAGGCTTTCTGGTTCCCTGTGCTCTTTGCCTTCCACGACGTCCTCATGACGGGTGAGGATTTGGAGGTGCGGTCTAATGCGCTCAACTATTTCTTCGAGGCACTTCTCCGTTATGGTGGAGATTTCCCCCCAGAGTTTTGGGACACGTTGTGGAGGCAGCAGTTGTACCCTATCTTTATGGTGCTCCGATCACGTCCTGAGATGTCCAACGTCCTCAACCACGAGGAACTGTCCGTCTGGCTGTCTACAACAATGATTCAGGCTCTGCGCAACATGATCACCCTCTTCACCCACTATTTTGATGCCCTCGAGTACATGCTCGACAGGTTCCTGGAGCTGCTTGCGCTTTGTATCTGTCAAGAGAATGACACGATAGCAAGGATAGGCAGCAATTGTCTGCAGCAGCTCATTCTCCAGAATGTGACCAAGTTTACGCCTGAGCATTGGGCCAAGATTGTCGGCGCATTTTGCGAGCTCTTTGAGCGGACAACGGCATATCAACTGTTCTCTGCAACAACTATTAACTCGACCGCATCCTTGTCGCTCTCGCCACCTCCAAGTGGTCTAGACTTTGGCGGTCCACTAAGCCCGGGCTTGGATTCGCCCAAGTTGGACGAGAAGTCATTGAAGATCAATGGCGGCGAAGAGAATGGATACTTGTCCGACGGCGAGTCTACCGTCGATACCTCAGCCGAAGCCGGGGAAGACCCTCTCAAGACACCAACAGCTCATCCCTCACAGACGGTggtggcagcagcaacagacaATGTGCCCTCGCCTGTGCTAGAAGACTACAAACCGTCTTCTCATCTGCAGCAACAACCGGTAGTGGTAACGGCTGCGCGACGCCGCTTCTTCAATCGCATCATCTCACGTTGCGTACTACAGCTCTTGATGATTGAGACGGTCAACGAGCTCTTTAGCAACGAGGCTGTGTACGCGCAGATTCCATCCTCTGAACTTCTGCGGCTGATGGGTCTGCTCAAGAAGTCTTTCCTCTTTGCGCGACGGTTTAACAATGACAAAGAGTTACGCATGCGACTCTGGCGTGAAGGCTTCATGAAACAGCCGCCGAATCTGCTCAAACAGGAGAGCGGCTCTGCTGCAACGTATATTGCCATTCTGTTCCGGATGTTTGCGGATCAGGCGCCTGGGCGCAGGGAGAGCAAGTCAGACGTGGAGAATGCTCTTGTACCTCTCTGCAAGGACATCATTCGCGGCTATATATCACTTGAAGAAGAAAGCCAGCATAGAAACATCTTGGCATGGCGGCCAGTCGTAGTGGACGTACTGGAAGGCTATGCAGCACTTCCCGAATCGGCGTTCCGTAATCACGCCAAAGCGTTTTACCCCCTCGTCGTCGATCTCGTGGCCAAGGAGCTGAGCGGCGAACTGAGGTCGGCTCTGCTGCTCGTGCTGCGCAGGGTGGGCGAGTACGAGCTCGGTATCGAAGGAATGGCAACGTCGTCATCGTACAACCACCGTGGTCATAACAGGAGCGACAGCGTCGTTACAATGTCAACCGAGGGCGGTGGCGGGGGGCACAGTCCATCGGTCGAGGTGGAGAGTGGCGATGCCAGTTCGAGGTTTATGGGGAGGGGTGGGCAATAGCTTTGACACTTAGTTTGTAGGTGAGGGTACTGTTTATTCTGTTTGTACTATACATCATATAGAGAAatcaagaaacaaaaggtGAGGCAGTTGGAAGATGAATTTTGGGAGTAGTGGTCCTGTTGAGATTTTGTTCGCTTTAGTGC
This DNA window, taken from Pyricularia oryzae 70-15 chromosome 6, whole genome shotgun sequence, encodes the following:
- a CDS encoding transporter SEC7; this encodes MASLQFVVSSLETIAKDSHRNKQLSESVQTALAAIKESDPQLPDPEVIFAPLQLATKSGSVPLITNALDSIGKLTSSSYFSQLSSQEGSAERAPLIERAIDTICDCFQGETTHADVQLQIVKSLLAAVLNDKIIVHGAGLLKAVRQVYNVFLLSRSPVNQQVAQGTLTQMAGTVFERVKTRLHMKESRLNLSRLAQSSSKLTLEVQESINGSSAPSADYDDRDSDAGGETPVERRDEDAKLTIKDLEKMKNFDDSGLGDGPTMVSQVKPAKRVARSISENTQGDASLDDSPEALDAEDEVYIRDAYLVFRSFCNLSTKVLSQDQLYDLRGQAMRSKLISLHLIHTLLHSNIAVFVSPLCTITNTKNNEPTSFLEAIKYYLCLSITRNGASSVDKVFDVTCEVFWLILKFMRASFKKEIEVVLNEIYLALLARKTAPLSQKLYFVGILNRLCADPRALVEVYLNYDCDRNVDNIFQTLIEDLSRFATAPVAITPAQEQLFEERHSKGNQATDWQTKGAMPPPLSATQIAPQNEIESDIPKEYAIKRMSLDSLVEALRSLVNWSQSGRPDGNAGTVNESERRSSLEDARDSIDPSYSEGLSRGDTPALPSTPVIDDDPEHLEKEKARKTAMTNAIKVFNFKPKKGIALLLKEGFIASDRPEDIAKFLIQEERLDKAQIGEYLGEGEPKNIEIMHAFVDTMDFTKRRFVDALRQFLQSFRLPGEAQKIDRFMLKFANRYVMGNPNAFANADTAYVLAYSVILLNTDLHSSKIARRMSKEDFIKNNRGINDNADLPEEYLISIYDEIASNEIVLTSERQAAAAAGTVPPQATGIAAGIGQAFSSRDYQREAYVQQSEEISLRSEQLFKNLFKSQRRNAEMAGIKFIPATSFKHVGPMFDVTWMSFFSALSSQLQKALNLEVIKLCLEGMKLAIKIACFFDLPTPREAFISAVKNTANLNNPQEVFAKNLEALRVLLELGYTEGNYLRQSWKDILMCVSQLERLQLMAGGVDANSVPDVSKARFQPPARDNPSDARKSAATKRQRQRSNTATHGLNTDIAYEILSDEMIKSMDRIFTNTANLNGDAIGHFARALTEVSWDEIKVSGSNDQPRMYSLQKIVEISYYNMTRVRFEWTTIWDVLGDHFNNVGCHINEAIVFFALDSLRQLSMRFMEIEELPGFKFQKDFLKPFEHVMSNSSNIRVKDMVLRCLIQMIQARGENIRSGWRTMFGVFTVAARDPSESIVSMAYENVSHVYKTRFGVVISQGAFTDLIVCLTEFSKNMKFQKKSLQAMETLKSIIPRMLKAPECPLSRKYTSNNQLKEASTIESPIKSPGQSRTSIEEAFWFPVLFAFHDVLMTGEDLEVRSNALNYFFEALLRYGGDFPPEFWDTLWRQQLYPIFMVLRSRPEMSNVLNHEELSVWLSTTMIQALRNMITLFTHYFDALEYMLDRFLELLALCICQENDTIARIGSNCLQQLILQNVTKFTPEHWAKIVGAFCELFERTTAYQLFSATTINSTASLSLSPPPSGLDFGGPLSPGLDSPKLDEKSLKINGGEENGYLSDGESTVDTSAEAGEDPLKTPTAHPSQTVVAAATDNVPSPVLEDYKPSSHLQQQPVVVTAARRRFFNRIISRCVLQLLMIETVNELFSNEAVYAQIPSSELLRLMGLLKKSFLFARRFNNDKELRMRLWREGFMKQPPNLLKQESGSAATYIAILFRMFADQAPGRRESKSDVENALVPLCKDIIRGYISLEEESQHRNILAWRPVVVDVLEGYAALPESAFRNHAKAFYPLVVDLVAKELSGELRSALLLVLRRVGEYELGIEGMATSSSYNHRGHNRSDSVVTMSTEGGGGGHSPSVEVESGDASSRFMGRGGQ
- a CDS encoding dihydrolipoyllysine-residue acetyltransferase component-pyruvate dehydrogenase complex, with the translated sequence MFAPILRRRALQKTSSLRYVTPALTRWYASYPPHTVVKMPALSPTMTAGNIGAWHKKPGDGIAPGDVLVEIETDKAQMDFEFQEEGVLAKVLKETGEKDIAVGNPIAVLVEEGTDVKAFENFTLADAGGEAPASSPPKEEKNVEESSKAASTPTPTPAPEPENTKSAGRLQNALDREPNAEPAAKRLANEKGIKLDGVKGSGKNGKITAEDVKKLGSSGPAAAAAAGPAGALYEDIPISNMRKTIANRLKESVSENPHYFVSSSLSVSKLLKLRQALNSSSEGKYKLSVNDFLIKAIAVASKKVPQVNSSWRDGVIRQFNTVDVSVAVSTPSGLITPIVKAVETKGLESISASVKELAKRARDNKLKSDEYQGGTISISNMGMNTAVERFTAVINPPQAAIVAIGTTKKVAVPVENEDGTTGVEWDDQIVITGSFDHKVVDGAVGAEWMKELKTVVENPLQLLL